The window GTGGGGTGCCAGGAGCTCCAGCAGTGCCCCTAGCCggttttcctcctccttcctttttattctcaagttcctttttatttctcccttgcGTAAcactcttcttcttcccttctgcacccccaccctccccaccacctcctcgCCACCCCACTCCTGAGGCCACTGCTCTCTGCAGGGTCCCCAGCTCATGCCAGCCTCGTCTCCTTCCTTGCCAGCCCCCAGAGGGCCACCGGGAGACATGGGGGGCCCGGCCCGAGAGCCGGCGCTCTCAGTCGCCCTCTGGTTGAGTTGGGGGGCGGCTCTAGGGGCTGTGGCGTGTGCCATGGCCCTGCTGACCCAGCAAACAGAGCTGCAAAATCTAAGGAGAGAGGTGACTCGGCTGCAGAGGACTGGAGGGCCCTGCAAGGAGGAAGAAGGGCATCCGTGGCCGAGCCTCCGGGAGCAGGTGAGTGAGGGGAGAAGGGCGTGGGGGAGTAAGGGATGGATGGCGGGGCCATCTCCGGACCTCTTGGTTCTAGCCTCTCGGTCTGTAAAGTTTTGAGTAGGTGCAAGAGAGGGTCCCAGGTTTGGAGGTCAAGGGAGCAGCCATTCCAGGAAAGGAAATTGTTAAAGATTAATGCTTCTCGTACCTAACAGATCCTGGAGGAGAGCCAGCACCGAGACTCAGGTTGCTGGGGAAAAGTGCATGAGAGATGTGAGGCACTCctggggcggagggagggggcgggctgGGAAGAGAGGCGGCCTGGGACCCTTGCATCTCAGCCTAACCCCGACCCTCTTTCCGTGAGCAGAGCCCTGACGCCCTGGAAGCCTGGGAGAATGGGGAGAGGTCCCGGAGAAAGAGAGCAGTGCTCACCCATAAACAGAAGAGTGAGGCCTCGGGGGTGCAGCCGGGGTGGGAGGTGATCCAGCCGCATGGGGATCTGGGGACAGTTATCCGCAGccagggtgagggtggaggggctGAGCACAGGGCGGCCGGGGCAGGTGGGCACTGCTCAgattcccttctctcctcagaGAAGCACTCCGTTCTGCACCTTGTCCCCATCAACATCACCTCCAAGGGTGAGCAGTTTTCTTCGATAACGGCTTTTGGGGAGGGGCCGGATTGGGGAACTGGGGGGCTGGCACCTGGGCCCAAGAGACTCCTGGGGGCGAAGAGTGTCTGAGAATGCAGGGAGATCCTGActgccccacccctcacccccagagGACTCTGATGTGACAGAGGTGATCTGGCAACCAGCTCTTAAGCGTGGGAGAAGCCTGGAGGCCCAAGGATACGTTGTTCGAGTCTGGGACACTGGAGTTTATCTGCTGTATAGCCAGGTAATCCCAAACATACCCTACGCCTCATGTGGGGGGCCGGAGGTCTGTTCTCCCAGGGCCCGTAAGTCCTGCTACTGAGAATTCCCGACCCTTCTGTTCATACCAAACTTAGAagaccctccttccttccttggctCTCTTGTCCAGGCTCCCGAGGCCTCCCAGCACTGAGCCATCTCGTTTCTCCTCCGTTCCCTGCCAGGTCCTGTTCCACGATGTGACTTTCACCATGGGTCAGGTGGTGTCCCGGGAGGGCCGGGGAAGGCAGGAGACGCTATTCCGTTGTATACGAAGTATGCCTTCCAATCCGGACTGGGCCTACAATAGTTGCTACAGTGCAGGTGGGAGCCCTGTgggcggtggaggggggggggggtcgtgaGAAGAGCAAGGTCTCTCtgaccccggggggggggggggtgacgagGAAGCT of the Neofelis nebulosa isolate mNeoNeb1 chromosome 16, mNeoNeb1.pri, whole genome shotgun sequence genome contains:
- the TNFSF13 gene encoding tumor necrosis factor ligand superfamily member 13 isoform X1; its protein translation is MPASSPSLPAPRGPPGDMGGPAREPALSVALWLSWGAALGAVACAMALLTQQTELQNLRREVTRLQRTGGPCKEEEGHPWPSLREQSPDALEAWENGERSRRKRAVLTHKQKKKHSVLHLVPINITSKEDSDVTEVIWQPALKRGRSLEAQGYVVRVWDTGVYLLYSQVLFHDVTFTMGQVVSREGRGRQETLFRCIRSMPSNPDWAYNSCYSAGVFHLHQGDILSVTIPRGRAKLSLSPSGTFLGFVKL
- the TNFSF13 gene encoding tumor necrosis factor ligand superfamily member 13 isoform X2 is translated as MGGPAREPALSVALWLSWGAALGAVACAMALLTQQTELQNLRREVTRLQRTGGPCKEEEGHPWPSLREQSPDALEAWENGERSRRKRAVLTHKQKKKHSVLHLVPINITSKEDSDVTEVIWQPALKRGRSLEAQGYVVRVWDTGVYLLYSQVLFHDVTFTMGQVVSREGRGRQETLFRCIRSMPSNPDWAYNSCYSAGVFHLHQGDILSVTIPRGRAKLSLSPSGTFLGFVKL